CGGAGACCTGTCACGGAGACAGGGGATCACCGGCGCCTCTCACTACCACCGGAGTATGACCATGCACGAAATGCTGCGCGAGTCGCCCTACCCGCTGGTGTCGATTGACGAGGCGCTGCGTCTGATCCTCTCCCGCGCCGCGCCTCTCGATACGGAGGAGGTTGACGCGCTCACCGCCGATGGACGTGTGCTGGCCGAAACCATTCGCTCGCCCGAAGCCGTGCCCGATGGCCCCCGGGCCGCGATGGACGGCTATGCCCTGCGCGCTGCCGACGGACTGGCCGAACGGCGCGTCGTGGCCGAATTGACCGCTGGCGTCACCCCGGAGCTGGCCATCGGCCCTGGCATGGCCGCCCGGATCATGACCGGCGCGCCTATGCCTGCCGGCGCCGATGCCATGATTCCCGTGGAGTTCACCGAGGAACGTGACGGGGTGCTGCGTGTGCAACGCGCCGTGCAGCCGGGTGAGTACGTCCATACGCCGGGTCAGGATATTGCTCGCGGCGCGGTGGTGCTGGAGCAAGGGAGCGTGATCGGCCCGCCCGAAGTGGGCCTGCTAGCCGCCCTTGGTCTCACCCGCGTGCGCGTGTACCGCCGGCCCCGCGTGGCGGTGCTCTCCACCGGCGACGAGATCGTCGAGCCGGGTACGCCGCGCCCTCCCGGCGGCGTGCGCGACTCCAACCGCTATGCCCTGCTCGCCGCGGCCCGTGAGGCCGGCTGCGAAACCCGGTCGCTGGGAATTGTCCGCGATGACCTGGCGGCGCAGCAGGAAGCCGTTCTCCGCGGTCTGGAGCAGGCCGATGTGTTGATCACCAGCGGCGGCGCGAGTATGGGAACGCGCGATCTGATCAAGACCATCCTGGCCGAGATCGGGACGATCCATTTTGGCCGGGTGGCCTTCAAGCCCGGCAAACCTACGACCTTCGCCACTACCAGCGACAAGTTGATCTTTGGACTGCCGGGGTACCCGGTCTCATCGCTGGTCTCATTCGAGGTCTTTGTGCGCCCGGCGCTACGCGCGCTGCAAGGCGATGCGCGGCCCATGCGCCCTCGCGTGCGCGTCACGCTGGCCGCGCCGGTGCGCCCCGCCCCTGATCGTCCTGAGTATCAGCGCATCGTGGTGCGCCAGGTCAATGGGCGCTTGCTGGCAACCACGACGGGCGCGCAGGGCAGTTCGCGCCTGCTCTCGCTTCGTGGGGCCAACGGGCTGCTGATTGTCCCCCCTGGCGACCGCGAGCGCCCCGCTGGCGCCGAACTGGAGGCTCTGCTGACGGGACCGATCTATGATGCCTGAGCTTACCGTTGCCACTCCCTCCGGCGCCTACCCCGTGATCGTCGCGGCGGGCGCGCTGAGCCAGTTGCCCGACCGGCTCGGCGCCCTTGATCTCCGTGGCGCCCTCTGGCTCGTGAGCGACGCGGCAGTGGCCGCAACCCATGGCGCATCGCTGGCCGCCCGGCTGAGCCAGGCGGGGTATCAGGTGCAGCGCTACACCGTACCCTCCGGTGAAGCCAGCAAGAGCCAGGAGCAACTCTGGCGGCTGTACGACTGGATGATCGGCAACGGCGTGGAACGGCGCGACGTGGTGCTGGCCCTCGGCGGCGGCGTGGTAGGCGACCTGGCGGGCTATGCCGCTGCGACGGTGCTGCGTGGCATCGCCGTGGTGCAACTGCCCACCACCCTGCTGGCTATGGTAGACGCGGCCGTGGGCGGCAAGACGGGCATCAACCACCCGCTGGGCAAGAATCTTATCGGCGCCTTCCACCAACCACGCCTGGTGCTCGCCGATACCGACACCCTCGCCAGCCTGCCGCATCGCGAGTTGTGCGCCGGGTGGGCTGAAGTGATCAAACACGGCGTCATCCGTGAGGCTGGCCTCTTCGCCGAGCTTGAGCGCCTCGCCGCCGAGCGCGGCTGGACCGACACAGGGTTCGGCGGCTGGGACGCCGAGGATCGGGAACTGACCGACCGCCTTACCAGCCTGATCCGGCGCGCCGTGGCGGTGAAGGTCGAGGTGGTCAATCGCGACGAGCGCGAGCAGGGCGAACGCATCACCCTCAACTACGGGCACACCATCGGTCACGCTGTTGAAGCCCTGGTAGGCGACTGGGCCCTGCTTCACGGGGAGGCGGTGGCCATTGGCATGGACATCGAGGCGCGCATCGCCGCCGCTATGGGCCTCTGCGACCTCGCCCTCGTCGAACGGCAGCGCCGCCTGCTCGCGGCTTATGGCCTGAGCGCCAACCTTCCATCCGATGTCGATCTCGAAGCCCTGCTCGCCCTGATGTCGCGCGATAAAAAAGTGCGCGCCGGGCGCATCCGCTGGGTGCTGCCGACGGCCATCGGCAGCGTCACGGTCTGCGACGACGTGCCCGAAACGACCGTGCGCGCCGTCCTCGACGGGTAGACGCGCGCCCCCGGATGCCTGTCACCGCGTTCGCGCCCCGGTGCAAAAACATACGCCAACCCAAAATGACACGTGCGCCGGATGCGCGCACGAGACAGAGACGGCCCGGCGGGCTGTCTCTAGGGGCGCCCCGCGGTTGCAAAAAAGACGCCAACCCAAAACGACACGGGCGCCGGATGCGCGCACGGGACAGTGGTATACTGCACTTCGGGATTGAACCTTCCACACCGAGGTGCGTATTGGATAGCGTCAAAGCCTTCGCTGATCGCGTCATCAACAATGTTGATCAGGTGATCGTGGGCAAGCGCCAGGCTGTGGAACTGGTGCTGGTAGCGCTGTTATGCCGCGGCCACGTGCTGCTCGAAGATGTACCCGGCACCGGAAAGACCGTGCTGGCCAAGAGTATCGCGCGCTCAATCGGGTGCAGCTTCAAGCGCATTCAGTTCACCCCTGACCTTCTGCCTTCCGACGTGACCGGCGTTTCGATCTTCAACCAGCAGAGCCGCGAGTTCGAGTTCCGCCCCGGACCGGTGTTCGCGCAGATCGTGCTTGCCGACGAGATCAACCGCGCAACGCCCAAGACCCAGAGCGCCTTGCTGGAGGCGATGGAAGAGCGCCAGATCACCGTTGATGGCGAGACCTACGTCCTGCCCGCGCCCTTTATCGTGCTCGCCACCCAGAATCCCATTGAATACGAGGGCACCTTCCCGCTGCCCGAAGCCCAGCTCGACCGCTTTCTCCTGCGCCTGCATCTGGGTTATCCCGAGCGTCTTGACGAGATCGCCATCCTCAAGCGGCAGCGCCAGGCCCATCCCCTCGATTCGCTTCAACCGGTCGCCGACATTGACGAACTGCTCCAGTTGCAGCGGACCATTACCGAGGTCTACGTTGACGACCTGATCGAGGAATACATCGTTTCTCTGGTTAGCGCCACGCGCCATCACGAGGATGTCTACCTGGGCGCCAGCGCGCGCGGTTCCCTCGCCCTCTATCGCACGGCTCAGGCGCGGGCGGCGATGCGCGGGCACGATTTCGTTACTCCCGATGACATTAAGGCCCTGGCGGGAGCAGTGCTCGGCCATCGCATGATTATCAGCCCGGCGGCTCGCATTCGCAACGTCACCGCTGGAGCCGTGATTGACGAAATCCTGGGCGCGGTGGCCGTGCCCGGCGCGCGCGCCGGGCGGCGTTTCGATCGCGCGGGCGCGGTTGTGAGCCGCTAATTCTAATTTTGGATTTTGGATTTTGGATTGCCGTATATGGCGTCCCGCGGTGAAGCCGCGCGGAGATGTATGATCACGCCATCAGCGTTGCTGGAACAAACCCTGGCTGCCTACGGCGATCGGCTCTACCATATGGCGCTGCTGGCCGGCGGCGATGAGCGCGCCGCCGCGACGATTCTGCTCGGCGCCACACGCGACCTCTCGCGCTCCTGGCAAGAGCAGCCGCCCGCGCAACTCCCCGCCGAGACCGATGTGCTGGCCCGGCTCGTCACCGTGGCACGGGTCGCCGAGCAACGGATGGGGCAGCGGCGCCTCCGGCGCGGGCCACGCCTGGTTTTTTCGACCTTTGCCCTGCACCATCTGCCGCTCGACCAGCGCCTGGCCCTGGGGCTGCACCTGCTGCTGGGCTACGACGGCGCCCGGATTGGCCAGGCGCTCGACCTGGACGAAGACGCCGCCCGGGCCATGCTGATCGCCGCCGTGCGCGCCCTCGGTCCCGCTGCCGGAACCAGTCTGCCCGACCGGATCGAGGACGAACGCTGCGAGGCCACGCGCGCGGCCCTGGTTGACCCGGCAACCGGGGCGAGCTACGGGTCGGTCATCCGGGGTCACCTGGCCGCGTGCGCCCTCTGTCGAGCCTTTGATCGCGCCTGGGGCGAGATCACCCGCCAGGTGGAAACGGCCCTGCGCGCCGCGTTCCGCGAGCGGCCCCTGCCCGCCACGCTCCGCGAGCGTCTGCTGGACCAGGGGCGCCCGGCACGGCGCCTGGGTCCGCGCCTGCGCCTGGCCCTGCCCCCGCTGGCAGTGCTGGCCCTCATTGCGGCCCTGGTGCTGCCCGGTTTTCGGCGCGAACCGGCGCGGGTGGTCGAACGCCAGGAGAGCGCTCCGGTAGATGCCGGCGCCCTTGTGGCGCGAGCCCTCGAACGTTACGGCCAGCCGCCCGATCACAACGCGGCCTGGCACCGGCGCTACGAAACCCTGTGGTACTTCGACGATGTACCTATCGCGCCCCTGCGGGCCGAGATGTGGCTCGACCCGCGCAATCCGGCGCGCCACCGCCTGCAATTGACCCACACCGACGGCGGCGCGCCCTACGAACTGCAACTCGGCGACGGGTCCTCGCGCCTCTACTACGCTCTTGACGCGCTCTTCGCCTCCGCCCTCTACGGGCCGCTGCCCATCCCGGCCCGCCCTGAAGCGCCCGCTCTGCTGGTTGAGGAGCTCGACGCCACCGCCCAGCAACGCGCCCTGGCGCTGCGCCTGGCCAGCGGCCCCTGGTCGCTTCCGCGCAGTTATTTGCACCAGGCCCGCAGCGCCGCCAATCTGCGCGCCCTGGGCCGCCAGCGCGACGGGGCGCATACCTTGCAGATCCTCAGCTTCACCGGCGTCAGCCCGCTGGGATTACCGCCCGATACTGCCGAAACCGGCGCGGAGCGGGTGACCGTCCTCCTGGGAATTGACGCGGACAATGGCCAGCTCCGCTCTGTGACCGAACTGGCCGGTCCGGATGGCGCCGCCCAGACCAGCCGGGTCACCTGGCGCCTGGTCGAAGAGCGCGCGGTTACTCCGCAGGAGCAGGTTTTCTCGATTAACCGGGCGTGGACCGGCGTGGGAGATTTCAGCGACGCACGGCGACATCGCAGCGCCGATCTGGCGCTGCCCCTCATCCACCGGCGGGCCCTGGGCGAACCGGCGCGACTGCTGGCGCCCCCGTACAACCAGATCCCCGTCTGGATGCCCGCCGCACCACCCGCAGGCGTCGAGCGGGCCTTGCTGCTCTGGGGTGAGGGCAACTGGCGGCGCCGGACGCCGCCGCAGGCGCTGGTCTACCTTGGCGAGGGGCGGCAACTGATGCTGCTCTTCAACACTGATGCTTCCGTCGAGGGTGAGGAGTTGACCATCGGCCCCTGGCGCGCAACGTTGCGGGCCGGGCGAACGCAACGCTATACGATGGCGTTAGACCTTGTACCGGCGAACAGTGGCGGTGCAGCGGGCGATCCCCTCACCCGTCTGCTGCTTGATGCACGCGGCTTTTCGCGGGAGGAGGTGCTGGCGCTGGCGGCGAACTTGCAACCATTTGACACTCAGACCCTGGCGGCGCACCGGCGCCTCTTCGCCGCTGCCGCTGCGCGCGCTC
This region of Chloroflexaceae bacterium genomic DNA includes:
- a CDS encoding molybdopterin molybdotransferase MoeA — its product is MTMHEMLRESPYPLVSIDEALRLILSRAAPLDTEEVDALTADGRVLAETIRSPEAVPDGPRAAMDGYALRAADGLAERRVVAELTAGVTPELAIGPGMAARIMTGAPMPAGADAMIPVEFTEERDGVLRVQRAVQPGEYVHTPGQDIARGAVVLEQGSVIGPPEVGLLAALGLTRVRVYRRPRVAVLSTGDEIVEPGTPRPPGGVRDSNRYALLAAAREAGCETRSLGIVRDDLAAQQEAVLRGLEQADVLITSGGASMGTRDLIKTILAEIGTIHFGRVAFKPGKPTTFATTSDKLIFGLPGYPVSSLVSFEVFVRPALRALQGDARPMRPRVRVTLAAPVRPAPDRPEYQRIVVRQVNGRLLATTTGAQGSSRLLSLRGANGLLIVPPGDRERPAGAELEALLTGPIYDA
- the aroB gene encoding 3-dehydroquinate synthase, with protein sequence MMPELTVATPSGAYPVIVAAGALSQLPDRLGALDLRGALWLVSDAAVAATHGASLAARLSQAGYQVQRYTVPSGEASKSQEQLWRLYDWMIGNGVERRDVVLALGGGVVGDLAGYAAATVLRGIAVVQLPTTLLAMVDAAVGGKTGINHPLGKNLIGAFHQPRLVLADTDTLASLPHRELCAGWAEVIKHGVIREAGLFAELERLAAERGWTDTGFGGWDAEDRELTDRLTSLIRRAVAVKVEVVNRDEREQGERITLNYGHTIGHAVEALVGDWALLHGEAVAIGMDIEARIAAAMGLCDLALVERQRRLLAAYGLSANLPSDVDLEALLALMSRDKKVRAGRIRWVLPTAIGSVTVCDDVPETTVRAVLDG
- a CDS encoding MoxR family ATPase, whose protein sequence is MDSVKAFADRVINNVDQVIVGKRQAVELVLVALLCRGHVLLEDVPGTGKTVLAKSIARSIGCSFKRIQFTPDLLPSDVTGVSIFNQQSREFEFRPGPVFAQIVLADEINRATPKTQSALLEAMEERQITVDGETYVLPAPFIVLATQNPIEYEGTFPLPEAQLDRFLLRLHLGYPERLDEIAILKRQRQAHPLDSLQPVADIDELLQLQRTITEVYVDDLIEEYIVSLVSATRHHEDVYLGASARGSLALYRTAQARAAMRGHDFVTPDDIKALAGAVLGHRMIISPAARIRNVTAGAVIDEILGAVAVPGARAGRRFDRAGAVVSR